A section of the Neorhizobium galegae bv. orientalis str. HAMBI 540 genome encodes:
- the rhaM gene encoding L-rhamnose mutarotase, with translation MTLEKHAFKMKLNPGMEAEYRRRHDEIWPELVDLLHQAGASDYSIHLDRETNILFGVLTRPADHTLASLPDHPVMKKWWAHMADIMESNPDNSPVQSDLVTVFHLP, from the coding sequence ATGACGCTCGAAAAGCACGCCTTCAAGATGAAGCTCAATCCGGGCATGGAAGCGGAATACCGCAGACGCCATGACGAGATCTGGCCGGAGCTTGTCGATCTCCTGCACCAGGCCGGCGCCAGCGACTATTCCATCCATCTCGACCGCGAGACGAACATTCTGTTCGGTGTGCTGACACGGCCGGCCGACCACACTCTGGCGAGCCTGCCCGACCATCCGGTGATGAAGAAATGGTGGGCGCATATGGCCGATATCATGGAATCCAACCCGGACAATTCGCCGGTCCAGAGCGATCTGGTGACGGTGTTCCACCTGCCATGA
- a CDS encoding FGGY-family carbohydrate kinase, whose amino-acid sequence MTIPAKIAVLDIGKTNAKVVVLDCATGEEIAERRSPNRVLPGPPYPHYDIEALWEFVLQALSDFAKQPGFDAISITTHGASAVLLDAEGGLALPVLDYEHEYPEDIRRAYQLIRPPFSETFSPSLSGGLNVGAQLHYQKTAFPEAFARVRTILTYPQYWAFRLTGVAANEVTSLGCHTDLWLPREGAYSPLVDTLGIRDLMAPVHSAFETLGPLLPSIAAQIGTTKPIPAHCGIHDSNASLLAHLVGREPPFAVVSTGTWVINFAVGGDLDHLDPQRDALANVDAYGRAVPSSRFMGGREFEMLTAELGPLSPDAALAAIPHVIEKGLTLLPNVSGGSGPFPAHQQQWVNDIEVSTDQRWAAACLYLALMTETCLDLIGTKGPVLVEGPFSTNPAYLQALTALLGRQVVALPGSTGTSQGAALLAGISPNTKPGRAVPAPSWDVAAYRTAWHERLER is encoded by the coding sequence ATGACGATACCGGCAAAGATCGCCGTTCTCGATATCGGCAAGACCAATGCCAAGGTTGTCGTGCTCGACTGCGCGACCGGCGAGGAGATCGCCGAAAGGCGCAGCCCGAACCGGGTTCTGCCGGGTCCACCCTATCCGCACTACGATATCGAAGCCCTGTGGGAGTTCGTGCTCCAAGCGCTGTCCGACTTTGCAAAACAGCCCGGGTTCGACGCGATCTCCATCACCACCCACGGCGCATCGGCGGTGCTTCTCGATGCCGAGGGTGGACTGGCCCTGCCGGTGCTCGATTACGAGCACGAGTATCCGGAAGACATCCGCAGGGCCTATCAGTTGATCCGCCCGCCCTTTTCGGAAACCTTCTCGCCGTCCCTCTCCGGTGGGCTGAATGTCGGCGCCCAGCTTCACTACCAGAAGACCGCCTTTCCTGAAGCCTTTGCCCGCGTCCGCACCATCCTCACCTATCCGCAATATTGGGCGTTCAGGCTGACCGGTGTCGCGGCGAACGAAGTTACCTCGCTCGGCTGCCACACCGATCTCTGGCTCCCACGTGAAGGCGCCTATTCTCCGCTGGTGGATACGCTCGGCATCCGCGACCTGATGGCCCCGGTCCATTCGGCCTTCGAGACGCTCGGTCCTCTCCTGCCAAGCATTGCGGCGCAGATCGGAACGACGAAACCGATCCCGGCCCATTGCGGCATCCACGATTCCAACGCTTCGCTGCTGGCTCATCTGGTGGGACGCGAGCCGCCCTTCGCGGTCGTCTCCACCGGCACCTGGGTCATCAATTTCGCGGTCGGCGGCGACCTCGACCATCTCGATCCGCAGCGCGACGCGCTTGCCAATGTAGATGCCTATGGCCGCGCCGTGCCCTCGAGCCGCTTCATGGGCGGGCGCGAATTCGAGATGCTGACGGCCGAACTCGGTCCATTGTCGCCGGACGCGGCGCTTGCAGCCATTCCTCATGTCATCGAAAAAGGCCTGACGCTTCTGCCGAACGTTTCAGGCGGCTCCGGCCCCTTCCCGGCCCATCAGCAGCAATGGGTCAACGACATAGAAGTCTCGACCGACCAGCGCTGGGCGGCCGCCTGCCTCTACCTCGCGCTGATGACGGAGACCTGCCTCGACCTCATCGGCACCAAGGGACCGGTTCTGGTCGAAGGCCCTTTCTCGACCAACCCGGCCTATCTTCAGGCGCTGACAGCTCTGCTTGGCCGCCAGGTTGTCGCCCTCCCCGGCTCGACGGGCACCAGCCAGGGTGCAGCGCTTCTGGCCGGCATTTCGCCGAACACCAAGCCCGGCCGCGCCGTGCCCGCGCCATCCTGGGACGTTGCAGCCTATCGCACCGCCTGGCACGAAAGGCTGGAGCGCTGA
- a CDS encoding FadR/GntR family transcriptional regulator: MDRHFQPVKVLLPNEEVARRLADAIRTGFFRLGSRLPSERSIAEQMQVSRPTVREAVKLLVEANILTVRPGAGGGTFVSSEIVPLDLIVSRPDMRPGDIDEAIEVRRLILPWVAQIASQYAEDADFDRMREAIRFGRDSLPPPEVTKSSPEHISSIIIASMRFDLALARATRNGLVLELMELLLQWVEPMRHGTLHTRADLVLSLELVETMMQAIEAGDPAQIANITERRLGILENALEEQTGRRLRRNRRPASAG; encoded by the coding sequence GTGGACCGACATTTTCAGCCCGTCAAAGTGCTGCTTCCGAACGAAGAGGTCGCGCGCCGGCTTGCCGACGCCATCCGGACCGGGTTTTTTCGGCTCGGTTCCCGCCTTCCCTCCGAACGCAGCATTGCCGAGCAGATGCAGGTCAGCCGCCCGACCGTGCGCGAGGCGGTGAAGCTGCTGGTCGAGGCGAACATTCTGACCGTCAGGCCAGGCGCCGGCGGCGGCACGTTCGTCAGCAGCGAGATCGTGCCGCTCGACCTGATCGTATCGAGGCCCGACATGCGACCGGGCGATATCGACGAGGCGATCGAGGTGCGCCGGCTGATCCTGCCCTGGGTGGCGCAGATCGCCTCGCAATATGCCGAGGATGCGGATTTCGACCGGATGCGGGAGGCAATCCGGTTCGGCCGGGATTCGCTGCCGCCGCCGGAGGTGACCAAAAGCAGCCCCGAGCACATCAGCTCGATCATCATCGCTTCGATGCGCTTCGACCTCGCCCTGGCACGGGCGACCCGCAATGGCCTCGTGCTGGAACTGATGGAACTGCTGCTGCAATGGGTTGAGCCGATGCGGCACGGGACGCTGCATACCCGCGCCGACCTCGTCCTGTCGCTCGAACTGGTCGAGACCATGATGCAGGCGATCGAAGCCGGCGACCCGGCGCAGATTGCCAATATTACCGAGCGGCGTCTCGGCATTCTGGAAAATGCGCTTGAGGAGCAGACCGGCCGGCGCCTTCGCCGCAACCGGCGGCCGGCCAGCGCGGGCTGA
- a CDS encoding FAD-binding oxidoreductase, whose amino-acid sequence MTHEFIQALQRELAPDVFFGEDIPVRFHNDWGGLSPVIPLALVRPRTTEQVSVTLRLCNEFKVPVVPQGGLTGLAGGARPIENGVALSLDRMNGIEEVDTVMATMTVLAGTPLSVIQAKAEEVGLFFGLDLGARDSCVIGGNLATNAGGNRVIRFGMAREHVLGLEVVVPDGTIVRSLNKMLKNNAGYDLKQLFIGSEGTLGVITRAVLRLQAKPAELASAFCGCPDFPSLLELLKSARQGMGSALTSFEVMWPSFYDFMTGKLPDLRRAFKEPHGIYVLIETGGRNAEENRALLEQVLSDALEAGWVSDAVLPSSERETKDLWAVRESVSEYGKLMGPLTAFDVGLPTSAAGRVVDEIEAAMKVRWPDAIALSYGHIGDSNLHLVCNIPSAGNDQPHKEITELVFGSIAREGGTISAEHGIGLLKKPYLKLSRTPEELALMARIKLALDPNNILNTGKVLSV is encoded by the coding sequence ATGACGCATGAATTCATCCAGGCGCTCCAGCGCGAACTCGCTCCCGATGTCTTTTTCGGTGAGGATATTCCTGTCCGCTTCCACAACGATTGGGGCGGTCTTTCTCCGGTCATACCGCTGGCTTTGGTGCGGCCGCGCACGACGGAGCAGGTCTCGGTGACGCTGCGCCTCTGCAACGAGTTCAAGGTGCCGGTCGTGCCGCAGGGTGGGTTGACCGGCCTTGCCGGCGGGGCACGGCCGATCGAAAATGGCGTGGCGCTGTCGCTCGACCGCATGAACGGTATCGAGGAAGTCGATACGGTGATGGCGACGATGACGGTTCTGGCGGGCACGCCGCTCAGCGTCATCCAGGCGAAGGCGGAAGAGGTGGGGCTGTTCTTCGGCCTCGATCTCGGCGCCCGCGATTCCTGCGTCATCGGCGGCAACCTTGCCACCAATGCTGGCGGCAATCGCGTCATCCGGTTCGGCATGGCGCGCGAGCATGTGCTGGGCCTCGAAGTGGTGGTGCCGGACGGCACGATCGTCAGATCACTGAACAAGATGCTGAAGAACAATGCGGGCTATGACCTGAAGCAGCTTTTCATCGGCTCGGAAGGCACGCTCGGCGTCATCACCCGCGCCGTGCTGCGGCTGCAGGCGAAGCCCGCGGAACTCGCCAGCGCCTTCTGCGGCTGCCCGGATTTTCCTTCGCTTCTGGAGCTCCTAAAGAGCGCTCGCCAGGGCATGGGCTCGGCGCTGACCTCGTTCGAGGTGATGTGGCCGAGCTTTTACGACTTCATGACGGGTAAGCTTCCTGACCTGCGCCGCGCCTTCAAGGAGCCGCACGGGATCTATGTGCTGATCGAAACCGGCGGGCGCAATGCCGAAGAAAACCGGGCGCTGCTGGAGCAGGTGCTGTCGGATGCGCTCGAAGCCGGCTGGGTTTCCGATGCGGTTCTGCCATCTTCGGAGCGCGAGACCAAGGACCTTTGGGCGGTGCGCGAGAGCGTATCCGAATACGGCAAGCTGATGGGACCGCTGACCGCCTTCGACGTCGGCCTGCCGACCAGCGCCGCCGGCCGGGTGGTCGACGAGATCGAAGCCGCGATGAAGGTCCGCTGGCCGGACGCGATTGCGCTGAGCTATGGCCATATCGGCGACAGCAACCTGCATCTCGTCTGCAACATTCCGTCTGCCGGCAACGACCAGCCGCACAAGGAGATCACCGAACTCGTCTTCGGCTCGATTGCGCGCGAAGGCGGCACGATTTCCGCCGAACACGGGATCGGCCTCCTGAAGAAGCCGTATCTCAAGCTGTCGCGCACGCCGGAGGAGCTGGCGCTGATGGCGCGTATCAAGCTGGCGCTCGATCCCAACAACATTCTGAATACCGGCAAAGTGCTTTCCGTCTGA
- a CDS encoding hydantoinase/oxoprolinase N-terminal domain-containing protein translates to MKRIGIDVGGTNTDAVLIDGEKVLSAIKFPTTSDVMQGVVNAIGHVVASQAPGSAPVDAVMIGTTHFTNAVVERARLDRIAAIRIAMPAGASLPPMVDWPDELRDAVDPLTFMVHGGHEYDGRPLVPLARDEVRDAAMKIRDAGVDSVGITALFSPLTAECELEAAEIVRSVIPNARITLSHTLGRIGLLERENVTLLNAALQGLGRKTIDAFKDALKQAGIDAPFYLTQNDGTVVLADVAAANPVYSFASGPTNSMRGAAFLTGLKEAMVIDVGGTTSDVGCLVGGFPREANNVVEVGGVRTLFRMPDLLPMALGGGTIIDPDTRKIGPRSVGYRITEKALVFGGDTLTTTDVAVAAGLVEIGDRDRVKHLDKALVADLLKRVEAMVEDGVDRMKTSAEGVQLIAVGGGAFLIPEKLKGASEVLRVEHAGVANALGAAMAQVSGEVDQVFSGMSREKAIAEAERIARARAVEAGASPDTIVTLDTEDIPIAYLPGDARRVRVRVVGDIAFMKDEQKRVAGALR, encoded by the coding sequence ATGAAGCGGATCGGAATTGACGTCGGCGGCACCAATACGGATGCCGTGCTCATCGATGGCGAGAAGGTTCTCTCGGCCATCAAGTTTCCCACCACGTCGGACGTGATGCAGGGCGTGGTCAATGCGATCGGCCATGTGGTCGCCTCGCAGGCGCCGGGTTCGGCACCGGTCGATGCGGTGATGATCGGCACGACGCATTTCACCAATGCGGTGGTCGAGCGTGCCCGTCTCGATCGGATCGCGGCGATCCGCATCGCCATGCCGGCCGGGGCTTCCCTGCCGCCGATGGTCGACTGGCCGGATGAGTTGCGCGATGCCGTCGATCCGCTCACCTTCATGGTGCACGGCGGCCACGAATATGACGGCCGGCCGCTGGTGCCGCTCGCCCGCGACGAAGTGCGCGACGCGGCGATGAAGATCCGCGACGCCGGCGTCGATTCGGTCGGCATCACCGCGCTCTTTTCGCCGCTGACGGCGGAATGCGAGCTGGAAGCGGCCGAGATCGTCCGCTCGGTGATCCCGAACGCGCGTATCACGCTGTCCCACACGCTCGGCCGTATCGGCCTTCTGGAACGTGAGAACGTCACGCTTCTGAACGCTGCCCTGCAGGGGCTCGGCCGCAAGACGATCGACGCCTTCAAGGATGCGCTGAAGCAAGCCGGCATCGACGCGCCGTTCTATCTGACCCAGAACGACGGCACGGTGGTGCTGGCGGATGTCGCGGCCGCCAACCCGGTTTACAGCTTTGCCTCCGGCCCGACCAATTCGATGCGTGGCGCGGCGTTCCTGACCGGTCTCAAGGAGGCGATGGTCATCGACGTCGGCGGCACGACCTCGGATGTCGGCTGCCTGGTCGGCGGCTTTCCGCGCGAGGCGAACAATGTCGTCGAGGTCGGCGGCGTGCGCACGCTGTTCCGCATGCCGGACCTGCTGCCGATGGCGCTCGGCGGCGGCACGATCATCGATCCGGACACCCGCAAGATCGGCCCGCGTTCGGTCGGCTACCGGATCACCGAAAAGGCGCTGGTCTTCGGCGGGGATACGCTGACGACGACCGACGTGGCGGTGGCTGCGGGCCTCGTCGAGATCGGCGACCGCGACCGGGTCAAGCATCTCGACAAGGCGCTGGTTGCCGACCTTCTGAAGCGCGTCGAGGCGATGGTGGAAGACGGCGTCGACCGGATGAAGACTTCGGCCGAGGGTGTCCAACTGATCGCTGTCGGCGGTGGCGCCTTCCTGATCCCGGAAAAGCTCAAAGGTGCGAGCGAAGTGCTGCGCGTCGAGCATGCCGGTGTCGCGAACGCGCTCGGCGCGGCGATGGCGCAGGTGTCCGGCGAAGTCGATCAGGTGTTTTCCGGCATGTCGCGCGAAAAGGCGATTGCCGAGGCCGAGCGCATTGCCCGCGCCCGTGCGGTCGAAGCGGGCGCCAGCCCCGATACGATCGTGACGCTCGACACCGAGGATATCCCGATCGCCTATCTGCCGGGTGACGCGCGGCGGGTGCGCGTCCGGGTCGTCGGCGACATCGCCTTCATGAAGGACGAACAGAAGCGCGTGGCCGGGGCCTTGCGCTGA
- a CDS encoding DUF917 domain-containing protein has translation MIRDFEAGEIDPLAVGAWILGTGGGGSPYLAQLNLKKLYKDGKRVKLIDPQALDDGDAVAVVSKMGAPLVGQERLVDPAHLARAMQLMEEYTGRKFRAVMSVEIGGGNALSPFLAGAMLDIPVVDADAMGRAYPEAQMTSFAIGDLPMYPLTLVDCRDNEAIVAKAASWKWMERISRKICTEVGSTAATCKAPRTGREVKDWGVLYTVTKAVSLGRAVLEARAAHTDPVEAVLAHEGGKVLFKGKIADVDRTTTGGFLRGSAMIEGLDDDRGSKVELAFQNEWAVAFRDGQPIAMTPDLICLLDTVSGEAIGTETVRYGQRVTVVALPAPDVLTSAKGLEHVGPRAFGYDLDFKSVFAA, from the coding sequence ATGATCCGTGATTTCGAAGCGGGCGAGATCGACCCGCTTGCCGTTGGCGCCTGGATTCTCGGCACCGGCGGCGGCGGCAGCCCCTATCTGGCGCAGCTCAACCTGAAAAAACTCTACAAGGACGGCAAGCGCGTCAAGCTGATCGATCCCCAGGCGCTCGATGACGGCGATGCCGTCGCGGTCGTCTCCAAGATGGGTGCGCCGCTGGTTGGCCAGGAGCGCCTCGTCGATCCCGCGCATCTCGCCCGGGCCATGCAGCTGATGGAAGAATATACCGGCCGCAAGTTCCGCGCCGTGATGAGCGTGGAGATCGGCGGCGGCAATGCGCTGTCGCCGTTCCTCGCCGGCGCCATGCTGGACATCCCGGTCGTCGATGCGGATGCGATGGGCCGCGCCTATCCGGAAGCGCAGATGACGAGCTTTGCGATCGGCGACCTGCCGATGTATCCGCTGACGCTGGTCGATTGCCGCGACAACGAGGCGATCGTCGCCAAGGCCGCGTCCTGGAAGTGGATGGAACGGATTTCCCGCAAGATCTGCACCGAGGTCGGTTCGACGGCGGCGACCTGCAAGGCGCCGCGCACCGGCCGGGAAGTCAAGGATTGGGGCGTGCTTTACACGGTCACCAAGGCGGTCAGCCTCGGCCGCGCCGTGCTTGAGGCCCGCGCCGCCCACACTGATCCGGTCGAGGCCGTGCTCGCCCATGAAGGCGGCAAGGTGCTGTTCAAGGGCAAGATCGCCGATGTCGACCGTACCACGACGGGCGGCTTCCTGCGCGGTTCGGCGATGATCGAAGGCCTCGACGACGATCGCGGCTCGAAGGTCGAGCTCGCCTTCCAGAATGAATGGGCGGTCGCCTTCCGCGACGGCCAGCCGATCGCCATGACGCCGGACCTGATCTGCCTGCTCGACACGGTGTCGGGTGAAGCGATCGGCACCGAGACGGTGCGGTACGGCCAGCGCGTCACGGTCGTGGCGCTGCCGGCACCTGACGTGCTGACCAGCGCCAAGGGCCTCGAACATGTCGGCCCGCGCGCCTTCGGATATGACCTGGATTTCAAATCGGTGTTTGCAGCATGA
- a CDS encoding AroM family protein produces MSKSPYALAPTSPEGAEPHHRVMFLSVGQTPRADLIGDMLTNLDVSIEALEIGALDGLSKAEIDDLKVRPGEQSIITRLADNTDIVVSKPRIAERMAKIAAAFHPNEFDLVVILSTGLFRDFESTCPTVNAQRAMESAVISLAAHGASVGLIQPLQQQIAELDIPALAPYKICASYAADGDRKLLAGALVDLADAEIIVLNSVSFTEADRQMVAKASGKPVVLARRIVASAIRLLLHRSQPVTLPGVSPEFAEKLLRLTPRERQVLSLVAEGLSNKAIARQLGISPKTVEIHRSNVMSKMEVTSSNALIRMVISAGHP; encoded by the coding sequence ATGTCGAAGAGCCCATATGCGCTGGCCCCGACCTCGCCGGAAGGTGCGGAACCGCACCACCGGGTGATGTTCCTGAGCGTCGGCCAGACGCCGCGTGCCGATCTCATCGGGGACATGCTGACCAATCTCGACGTATCCATCGAAGCTCTCGAAATCGGCGCGCTGGACGGGCTTTCCAAGGCAGAAATCGACGATCTGAAAGTGCGGCCGGGCGAACAAAGCATCATCACCCGGCTTGCCGACAATACCGATATCGTCGTGTCCAAACCGCGGATCGCCGAGCGCATGGCGAAGATCGCCGCCGCCTTCCACCCCAATGAATTCGATCTGGTCGTCATCCTCTCGACCGGCCTGTTTCGCGATTTCGAAAGCACCTGCCCGACAGTCAACGCCCAGCGCGCCATGGAATCGGCGGTGATTTCGCTCGCCGCGCATGGCGCTTCCGTCGGTCTCATCCAGCCGCTGCAGCAGCAGATCGCCGAACTCGATATCCCGGCGCTGGCGCCCTACAAGATCTGCGCCAGCTATGCCGCCGACGGCGACCGGAAACTGCTTGCCGGCGCGCTCGTCGATCTCGCCGATGCGGAAATCATCGTCCTGAATTCCGTGAGCTTTACCGAGGCCGACCGGCAGATGGTCGCGAAGGCAAGCGGCAAGCCGGTGGTTCTCGCCCGCCGCATCGTCGCAAGCGCCATCCGGCTTCTCCTGCACCGTTCGCAGCCCGTGACGCTGCCGGGCGTTTCGCCGGAATTTGCGGAAAAGCTTCTGCGTCTGACGCCGCGTGAGCGGCAGGTCCTGTCATTGGTGGCGGAAGGCCTGTCCAACAAGGCGATCGCCCGCCAGCTCGGCATCAGCCCGAAGACGGTCGAGATCCACCGCTCGAACGTCATGAGCAAGATGGAAGTCACCTCTTCCAATGCGCTGATCCGCATGGTCATCTCCGCCGGCCATCCCTGA
- a CDS encoding AroM family protein: MPSTSKIAFVTIGQTPRIDVVPEMMTEICIGLPEGRVEFREFGVLDGLNLAELDAMRAVDGEHSFATRLKSGQEIVTSKARTEEKLNVLLGQIDKQGFDLVVLLCTGTAIDPLENTLVVEAQRIVDSTVEALAASSRKLGVILPLERQVKDFADRHVFSGEPKFVAASPYAGDDMGERAKTLEGCDLIVMHCMGYSAGMLDEVRRAVDAPVLLSRRVVAGVVRQMI, from the coding sequence ATGCCTTCCACATCCAAGATCGCCTTCGTGACCATCGGCCAGACGCCGCGTATCGACGTCGTCCCGGAAATGATGACCGAGATCTGCATCGGCCTGCCGGAAGGCCGCGTCGAGTTCCGCGAATTCGGCGTGCTTGACGGCCTGAACCTGGCTGAACTGGACGCGATGCGGGCCGTGGACGGCGAACATTCCTTCGCGACGCGCCTGAAGAGCGGGCAGGAGATCGTCACCTCCAAGGCCCGGACGGAAGAGAAACTCAATGTGCTTCTGGGCCAGATCGACAAGCAGGGCTTCGACCTCGTCGTTCTTCTGTGCACCGGCACGGCGATCGATCCGCTCGAAAACACCCTGGTCGTCGAAGCTCAGCGGATCGTCGATTCGACCGTCGAGGCGCTGGCCGCCTCCTCCCGCAAGCTCGGCGTCATCCTGCCGCTCGAACGGCAGGTCAAGGATTTCGCCGATCGCCATGTCTTCAGCGGCGAGCCCAAATTCGTGGCCGCCTCGCCCTATGCCGGCGACGATATGGGTGAGCGGGCGAAGACGCTCGAAGGCTGCGACCTTATCGTCATGCATTGCATGGGCTATTCCGCCGGAATGCTGGACGAGGTGCGACGCGCGGTCGATGCCCCGGTCCTATTGTCGCGCCGCGTCGTCGCGGGCGTCGTCCGCCAAATGATCTGA
- a CDS encoding ABC transporter substrate-binding protein has product MFGKILKTVAVAGLLASSILAAPAGAFERTDKGNVIVFGGRQAIPVLDPHVRYDWSTRMIQQSVYDGLVKYEGNPAEIKPWLAEKWETSADGKSWTFHLAKNAKFHNGDPVTAEAVRYSFERGLKLNKGVAWMLKDFLAPENIVAVDANTVRFDLRAPYAPFLSFLPWWFVVNPAEVKAHEVDGDYGQKWLTDHAAGSGPFKLGRWEPNVLYEIEANDGYWKGWPQGEKNRPAGVIYKIIREPAAQKAALQRGEADIVEGLTPDDYIQIKRVPGVVIQDHKGMTTFGIKFNTQKGPTADINLRKAIAYAVDYDALIQIYNGAASLESSPLPDAMKGFVSVPGIPRKDLAKAKEYLAKSAYPNGGITLPYVHVAGLEEARRIGLVLLDNLKELGITVEVKPEQWPNMVAAGSKVETSPAMTSVFTTPVSTDPDAVAYQYHKASWGQYYAMMFYDNPKVSEMIDQARAATNWDDRAKLYADIQKQIVADQPEVFGMLQNRRWAHRDYLQGFQFSPVRFTGEVDLYPMWVKAE; this is encoded by the coding sequence ATGTTCGGAAAAATCCTGAAAACCGTCGCGGTCGCGGGGCTGCTCGCCTCCTCGATCCTCGCCGCGCCCGCCGGCGCTTTCGAGCGCACCGACAAGGGCAATGTCATCGTCTTCGGCGGCCGCCAGGCGATCCCCGTCCTCGATCCGCATGTCCGCTACGACTGGTCGACGCGCATGATCCAGCAGTCGGTCTATGACGGCCTGGTCAAATACGAAGGCAACCCGGCCGAGATCAAGCCATGGCTCGCCGAGAAGTGGGAAACCAGCGCCGACGGTAAGAGCTGGACCTTCCACCTTGCCAAGAATGCCAAATTCCACAACGGCGACCCGGTGACCGCCGAAGCCGTACGCTACTCCTTCGAGCGCGGCCTGAAGCTCAACAAGGGCGTCGCCTGGATGCTCAAGGACTTCCTGGCACCTGAAAACATCGTCGCCGTCGATGCCAATACGGTCCGCTTCGACCTCAGGGCGCCCTACGCACCTTTCCTGTCCTTCCTGCCCTGGTGGTTCGTCGTCAACCCGGCGGAAGTGAAGGCCCATGAAGTGGATGGCGACTACGGCCAGAAGTGGCTGACCGACCATGCCGCCGGCTCCGGCCCGTTCAAGCTCGGCCGCTGGGAACCGAACGTTCTCTATGAAATCGAAGCCAATGACGGCTACTGGAAGGGTTGGCCGCAGGGCGAAAAGAACCGCCCGGCCGGCGTCATCTACAAGATCATCCGCGAACCGGCCGCCCAGAAGGCCGCCCTGCAGCGCGGCGAAGCCGACATCGTCGAAGGTCTGACGCCGGACGACTACATCCAGATCAAGCGCGTACCCGGCGTGGTCATCCAGGACCACAAGGGCATGACCACCTTCGGCATCAAGTTCAACACCCAGAAGGGCCCGACCGCCGACATCAACCTGCGCAAGGCGATCGCCTATGCGGTCGATTACGATGCGCTGATCCAGATCTACAACGGCGCTGCGTCGCTCGAGAGCAGCCCGCTGCCGGACGCCATGAAGGGCTTCGTCTCCGTTCCGGGCATCCCCCGCAAGGATCTCGCCAAGGCCAAGGAATACCTGGCGAAATCCGCCTACCCGAACGGCGGCATCACGCTTCCCTACGTCCATGTCGCCGGCCTCGAAGAAGCCCGCCGCATCGGCCTCGTCCTGCTCGACAACCTGAAGGAACTCGGCATCACCGTCGAGGTCAAGCCGGAACAGTGGCCGAACATGGTCGCCGCCGGTTCCAAGGTCGAGACTTCGCCGGCCATGACCTCGGTCTTCACCACACCGGTCTCGACCGACCCGGACGCCGTCGCCTACCAGTATCACAAGGCGAGCTGGGGCCAGTATTACGCGATGATGTTCTACGACAATCCGAAGGTCTCGGAGATGATCGACCAGGCCCGTGCCGCCACCAACTGGGATGACCGCGCCAAGCTTTATGCCGACATCCAGAAGCAGATCGTCGCCGACCAGCCGGAGGTCTTCGGCATGCTGCAGAACCGCCGCTGGGCGCATCGCGACTATCTGCAGGGCTTCCAGTTCAGCCCGGTCCGCTTCACCGGCGAAGTCGATCTTTACCCGATGTGGGTGAAGGCCGAATAG
- a CDS encoding ABC transporter permease, with the protein MLTFAFRKVLTLVGTMIGIAALTFVITNVAPGDPARLVAGPNATEDMVTTIRTEYGLDKSLPEQFVVYMGDLITGDLGKSIVTTRPVLEEVLRYAPATLELVFVAMTLGIVIGVPLGMVSAVYKDGPIDHATRIFSISGVALPAFWFGIILQLTFAVDLGWLPVSGRLPLVTRPPQTVTGLLLVDSLFAGRLDTFWTSLRHIILPAIVLSFPCLASILRVNRAEMIEVLQSDYIVAARAHGIASFRIVAIYALKNALLPTLAMIGLRFGWMLGSTVLVETVFDWPGIGLYAVSSALSSDFKPVIGVTLVIGFFFIVANTLVDLAYAWIDPRLRSA; encoded by the coding sequence ATGTTGACATTCGCCTTCCGCAAAGTGCTGACGCTGGTCGGAACCATGATCGGCATTGCGGCACTCACCTTCGTCATCACCAATGTCGCGCCGGGCGATCCCGCCCGCCTGGTCGCCGGCCCCAACGCGACCGAGGACATGGTGACGACGATCCGCACCGAATACGGCCTCGACAAGTCGCTGCCCGAACAGTTCGTCGTCTATATGGGCGACCTCATCACCGGCGATCTCGGCAAGTCGATCGTCACCACGAGGCCGGTGCTGGAAGAAGTGCTGCGTTATGCGCCGGCAACGCTGGAACTGGTCTTCGTCGCCATGACGCTCGGCATCGTCATCGGCGTGCCGCTGGGCATGGTGTCGGCCGTCTACAAGGACGGCCCGATCGACCACGCGACCCGCATCTTCTCGATCTCGGGCGTCGCTCTGCCGGCCTTCTGGTTCGGCATCATCCTGCAGCTGACATTCGCGGTCGATCTCGGCTGGCTGCCGGTCTCCGGCCGGCTGCCGCTGGTCACCCGCCCGCCGCAAACCGTTACCGGCCTGCTCCTCGTCGACAGCCTGTTCGCCGGCCGGCTGGATACGTTCTGGACGTCGCTGCGGCACATCATCCTTCCGGCAATCGTGCTCTCCTTCCCCTGCCTTGCCTCGATCCTGCGCGTCAACCGCGCCGAGATGATCGAAGTGCTGCAGTCCGACTACATCGTCGCGGCACGCGCCCACGGCATCGCCTCGTTCCGCATCGTCGCCATCTACGCGCTGAAGAACGCGCTGCTGCCGACGCTTGCGATGATCGGCCTGCGTTTCGGCTGGATGCTCGGCTCCACCGTTCTCGTCGAAACCGTCTTCGACTGGCCCGGCATCGGGCTTTATGCCGTCTCCTCGGCGCTTTCATCGGATTTCAAGCCCGTCATCGGCGTCACGCTGGTGATCGGCTTCTTCTTCATCGTCGCCAACACCCTTGTCGATCTCGCCTATGCGTGGATCGATCCCCGCCTCAGGAGCGCCTGA